The Methanoculleus marisnigri JR1 genome window below encodes:
- a CDS encoding OsmC family protein, with product MNGRNGVDMERVDALKTVMQGDPAAGRKTLSAITSWNGGAHSTTIARNFAVPADEPAALGGTDRGASPTELMLAALSACIAIGIAYSAAEDGIEVGSIEIDVVGDLDLRGFLNIGDLRPGLAEIRLTVRVDADAPRETIEELVNRGYRRSPVAASLEGRVPVRVCIGREETTLSEPRSGA from the coding sequence ATGAACGGGCGAAACGGGGTCGATATGGAGCGGGTGGACGCCCTCAAGACAGTGATGCAGGGGGATCCGGCGGCGGGCAGAAAGACCCTCTCCGCCATCACCAGCTGGAACGGCGGCGCCCATTCCACCACGATCGCCCGGAACTTCGCCGTCCCGGCCGACGAACCGGCCGCCCTCGGCGGGACCGACCGGGGGGCAAGCCCGACGGAACTGATGCTGGCGGCACTTTCCGCCTGCATCGCGATCGGTATCGCCTACAGCGCGGCGGAAGACGGGATCGAGGTCGGTTCGATCGAGATCGATGTTGTGGGCGACCTCGATCTCAGGGGGTTCCTCAATATCGGCGATCTTCGACCGGGACTCGCGGAGATCCGCCTGACCGTCCGGGTGGATGCCGACGCACCGCGGGAGACGATCGAGGAACTCGTGAACCGCGGCTACCGGCGCTCGCCGGTCGCGGCATCGCTTGAAGGCAGGGTTCCGGTCAGGGTCTGCATCGGGCGGGAGGAGACGACGCTCTCTGAACCCCGATCCGGGGCCTGA
- a CDS encoding 2-oxoacid:acceptor oxidoreductase family protein → MYEIRIHSRGGQGGVTAAKLLALAAFRDGKHATACPFYGAERRGAPVVSFVRIDDEPIKVYSQIHEPDLVIVLDTSIMDVVDVLDGLKADGTVLLNSAHPVAGCNGTCRHVDLTGIALAQNLVVAGSPILNTPVLGALAKVGIVTLPSALQAIREMFADERNVKAAEAAYEELKV, encoded by the coding sequence ATGTATGAGATCAGGATCCACTCCCGGGGCGGGCAGGGCGGCGTCACCGCCGCGAAGCTCCTCGCCCTCGCGGCGTTCAGGGACGGAAAGCACGCGACCGCCTGCCCGTTCTACGGGGCTGAGCGGCGCGGGGCGCCGGTCGTCTCGTTCGTCCGGATCGACGACGAACCAATCAAGGTATATAGCCAGATCCACGAGCCGGATCTCGTGATCGTGCTCGACACGAGCATCATGGACGTGGTGGACGTTCTGGACGGCCTCAAGGCCGACGGGACGGTTCTCTTAAACAGCGCCCATCCGGTTGCCGGGTGCAACGGAACCTGCCGTCACGTCGACCTGACCGGGATCGCGCTTGCACAGAACCTGGTGGTCGCGGGAAGCCCGATCCTCAACACCCCGGTACTCGGGGCGCTCGCGAAGGTGGGAATCGTCACCCTTCCGTCGGCACTGCAGGCGATCCGGGAGATGTTTGCCGACGAGCGGAACGTGAAAGCTGCTGAAGCGGCATACGAGGAGCTGAAGGTATGA
- a CDS encoding acetate--CoA ligase family protein translates to MPERMLTESEGYRLLESCGIPVPPNHLATSAEDARAAAGRIGYPVVMKVISPQIVHKSDVGGVITGIESPDGAEEAFGTIMQNAAARAPEATVAGIIVEKQMPAGLEVLIGGKTDPSFGKVITFGLGGKLVELLEDVSIRVLPVTDSEIRAMIREIEGYRLIRGYRGESPKDEEALVRVIAAMAQAFIEDPRIREFDLNPVIVYEKGVSVVDARIIVGDTAGGAPARLRVRAPPDLFYPASIAVIGASASPNKVGYSVLRNLLSFPGNLYPVNPSRTELFGRKTYPSVTGIPDPVDWAVVAVPARIVPEVMEECGKKGIRLAVIVTAGFREIGGEGTVLEEKVTAIARRHGIRIIGPNCLGIMMPHMGINATFDPVSPRPGDVAFISQSGAIITTVVDWSLPEEFGFSTVISVGNQADLGFEHFLRFAEQDEKTRSVTLYVEEIQDGRGFMQIVGEVAKRKPVVAVKSGSSRKGRAAASSHTGSLAGSYDVYVAAFRQAGVIVARSLRDAFNLAELLASEGYPKGKRAIAVTSAGGFAVLASDYAETYGVDMVDLPDDVLRELNAFLPPFWNHANPMDILGDADATRFAALFDVLIRHQNFWDIVFVIAVPTTLVDPAHVANEIVRLSRNTEKMVVGCMLGGDSIRSGLRILRGSRIPNFEELEDAFKAVGSILEVGAVRQE, encoded by the coding sequence ATGCCGGAGAGGATGTTAACCGAATCTGAGGGCTACCGCCTGCTCGAGTCGTGCGGGATACCGGTGCCGCCCAACCATCTGGCTACCAGCGCCGAGGATGCACGGGCAGCCGCCGGGCGGATTGGCTATCCCGTCGTCATGAAGGTCATCTCCCCCCAGATCGTCCACAAAAGCGACGTCGGCGGAGTCATCACCGGGATCGAGAGCCCCGATGGGGCCGAAGAGGCGTTTGGGACAATCATGCAAAACGCCGCCGCCCGTGCCCCGGAGGCGACGGTCGCCGGGATCATCGTGGAAAAGCAGATGCCCGCGGGGCTCGAGGTGCTGATCGGCGGAAAGACCGACCCGTCGTTCGGGAAGGTCATCACGTTCGGTCTCGGGGGGAAACTGGTGGAACTCCTCGAAGATGTCTCCATCCGGGTGCTACCCGTCACCGACAGCGAGATCCGTGCCATGATCCGCGAGATCGAGGGGTACCGGCTCATCCGGGGATACCGGGGTGAGTCCCCGAAGGACGAGGAGGCGCTCGTCCGCGTCATCGCCGCGATGGCACAGGCTTTCATCGAAGACCCCCGGATCCGGGAGTTCGACCTGAACCCCGTCATCGTCTACGAGAAAGGGGTCAGCGTCGTCGACGCGAGGATCATCGTCGGGGATACCGCCGGGGGCGCGCCCGCCCGCCTCAGGGTCCGGGCCCCCCCGGATCTCTTCTATCCGGCTTCGATCGCCGTGATCGGTGCCTCCGCAAGCCCGAACAAGGTGGGCTACTCAGTTCTGCGCAACCTCCTCTCGTTTCCCGGGAACCTCTATCCGGTCAACCCGTCCCGAACGGAACTCTTCGGGCGAAAGACCTACCCTTCCGTTACGGGCATCCCGGACCCGGTCGACTGGGCTGTCGTCGCCGTGCCCGCCCGTATCGTCCCGGAGGTGATGGAGGAGTGCGGGAAGAAAGGCATCCGTCTCGCGGTCATCGTCACCGCCGGGTTCCGCGAGATCGGCGGCGAAGGCACGGTTCTCGAAGAGAAGGTCACGGCGATCGCCCGAAGACACGGAATCCGGATCATCGGCCCGAACTGTCTCGGGATCATGATGCCTCATATGGGGATCAACGCCACGTTCGACCCCGTCTCGCCGAGGCCGGGAGACGTCGCCTTCATCTCCCAGAGCGGCGCGATCATCACCACCGTCGTCGACTGGAGCCTCCCTGAAGAGTTCGGGTTCTCGACCGTCATCAGCGTCGGCAACCAGGCGGATCTCGGGTTCGAGCACTTTCTCCGGTTCGCCGAGCAGGACGAAAAGACCCGGTCGGTCACCCTCTATGTCGAGGAGATCCAGGACGGGCGCGGGTTTATGCAGATCGTCGGTGAGGTCGCCAAAAGAAAGCCGGTGGTGGCGGTGAAGTCCGGGTCGTCCCGGAAGGGGCGGGCCGCGGCATCGTCCCACACCGGGTCGCTTGCCGGGAGTTACGACGTCTACGTCGCGGCGTTCAGGCAGGCGGGGGTGATAGTGGCCCGGAGCCTGCGGGACGCTTTCAACCTGGCCGAACTCCTGGCTTCCGAGGGCTACCCGAAGGGGAAGCGCGCGATCGCCGTCACCAGTGCGGGAGGGTTCGCCGTCCTTGCTTCCGACTACGCCGAGACCTACGGGGTCGATATGGTCGACCTCCCCGACGACGTGCTCCGCGAGTTGAACGCGTTCCTCCCGCCGTTCTGGAACCACGCAAACCCCATGGATATCCTCGGGGACGCCGACGCCACCCGGTTCGCCGCTCTCTTCGACGTGCTGATACGGCACCAGAACTTCTGGGACATCGTGTTCGTGATCGCCGTGCCGACCACGCTCGTCGATCCGGCGCACGTCGCGAACGAAATCGTCCGACTCTCCCGGAACACGGAGAAGATGGTGGTGGGCTGCATGCTCGGCGGCGACAGCATCAGGAGCGGGCTGCGCATCCTCCGGGGCTCCCGGATCCCGAACTTCGAAGAGCTCGAGGATGCGTTCAAGGCGGTGGGCAGTATCCTCGAGGTCGGGGCCGTCCGGCAGGAATGA
- a CDS encoding Hsp20/alpha crystallin family protein: MAALRVAPYVCAYSDENEENLHIEIELPGVDKKDITFKMQETSFSIDATRGDVRYVGTYAIGCPVDTSRAKATFRNGLLAVDVPYMQPAAEETKEIPIAE, translated from the coding sequence ATGGCAGCGTTGAGAGTCGCACCCTATGTCTGCGCTTACTCGGATGAGAACGAAGAGAACCTTCACATCGAGATCGAGCTACCCGGGGTCGATAAGAAGGATATCACGTTCAAGATGCAGGAGACCAGTTTTTCCATCGATGCAACCCGCGGCGACGTACGCTACGTCGGCACCTACGCGATCGGCTGTCCGGTCGACACCAGCAGGGCGAAGGCGACATTCCGAAACGGCCTCCTCGCCGTGGACGTCCCCTACATGCAGCCGGCCGCGGAGGAGACGAAGGAGATCCCCATCGCGGAGTGA
- a CDS encoding CapA family protein — MQELRLIAVGDIWVRTANYQYPFGEVGHLLEGKDVLFGNLETTLSDTGEPAEKHHVIFTCPDSARHLKEAGFDVMSVANNHSGDLGAEGFKNTLNALESRGILAIGGSATEDRQEPVILEKNGISIGFAGYTIGKLAISRELSVNRLVEEDVLKDIESLKGRCDHIAVSLHWGTEMAYYPSPEQIDLAHRLIDAGATLILGHHPHTMQAIERYHGGLIAYSLGMFQFEPRWPHNISREAIMLSVDLQKNGVVGAHETAPLIIDDDFIPRPAEGPMAEEIQNFLSEISRPVAEGRLTRSRWFEEIAPVYMKMNLESYRYRIRRKGLFPLMEMGAWFFTPFCLKCCAGLIRRLFRPELARRRRAPGQNAGD, encoded by the coding sequence ATGCAAGAACTCAGATTAATTGCAGTAGGAGACATATGGGTTCGGACGGCGAACTATCAATATCCGTTCGGGGAGGTCGGCCATCTTCTCGAGGGTAAGGACGTCCTCTTCGGGAACCTGGAGACCACCCTCTCGGATACGGGTGAACCCGCAGAGAAGCACCACGTGATCTTCACATGCCCGGATTCGGCCCGGCACCTGAAGGAGGCGGGGTTCGACGTCATGAGCGTTGCAAACAACCATTCCGGCGACCTCGGTGCCGAGGGATTCAAGAATACCCTGAACGCACTCGAGAGCCGGGGCATCCTCGCCATTGGCGGCTCGGCGACCGAGGACCGGCAGGAACCGGTCATCCTCGAGAAGAACGGCATCTCGATCGGGTTTGCGGGCTATACGATCGGCAAACTCGCCATATCGCGCGAGCTCTCGGTCAACCGGCTGGTCGAGGAGGACGTCCTCAAGGATATCGAGTCCCTCAAAGGCCGGTGCGATCATATCGCCGTCTCGTTGCACTGGGGGACGGAAATGGCCTACTACCCGTCTCCCGAGCAGATCGACCTCGCCCACCGGCTCATCGATGCCGGGGCCACCCTGATCCTCGGGCATCACCCGCATACCATGCAGGCGATCGAACGCTACCACGGGGGGCTCATTGCCTATTCGCTCGGCATGTTCCAGTTCGAACCGCGCTGGCCCCATAACATCTCGCGGGAGGCGATCATGCTCTCGGTCGACCTGCAGAAGAACGGCGTCGTCGGGGCGCATGAGACGGCGCCGCTCATCATCGACGACGACTTCATACCCCGTCCCGCGGAGGGGCCGATGGCCGAAGAGATCCAGAACTTCCTATCCGAGATCTCGCGGCCGGTCGCCGAAGGCAGGCTCACCAGAAGCAGGTGGTTTGAGGAGATCGCGCCGGTCTACATGAAGATGAACCTCGAGAGTTACCGTTACCGGATACGCCGCAAAGGTCTCTTCCCCCTCATGGAGATGGGAGCCTGGTTTTTCACGCCGTTCTGCCTGAAATGCTGCGCAGGCCTGATCCGGCGGCTGTTTCGCCCGGAGCTGGCGCGCAGGAGGCGCGCCCCGGGACAAAACGCCGGGGACTGA
- a CDS encoding transketolase C-terminal domain-containing protein: protein MLTIATGNRAVADAVKAAKPGVIAAYPITPQTEIVEQIAEYVTAGDLESRYIPVESEHSAMAACIGASVGGVRTFTATSSHGLLYMHEMVHWAAGARLPIVMANVNRALGPGWNTWAEHTDAFSQRDTGWLQVFVGTVQEAYDATLMAFKIAEDERVLLPVMVNLDGFTLSHITQSLDTMEIGDFLPPFHLPHAIDTANPLGYGPMTGPADHFRFRWDIERSMRDSRGVIAEVEREFAERFGRSYGPTEDYRCEDADVVVVAMGTLGKEAEVAIDRLRDEGIRAGSMRLRWFRPFPDLDLAGRDVVVIDRDYSFGFGGVVAHSIRSKTGVEPYSVIAGLGGQEVTYNDIADFVRNRHPGEEMWFGVSDHV from the coding sequence ATGCTGACGATCGCGACCGGCAACAGGGCGGTGGCCGACGCGGTGAAGGCCGCGAAACCCGGCGTCATCGCCGCATACCCGATCACCCCCCAGACCGAGATCGTCGAGCAGATCGCCGAGTACGTCACCGCCGGCGATCTTGAAAGCCGCTACATCCCGGTGGAGAGCGAGCACTCGGCGATGGCGGCCTGCATCGGGGCGAGCGTCGGGGGCGTCCGGACGTTCACGGCAACGAGTTCTCATGGCCTCCTCTACATGCACGAGATGGTTCACTGGGCCGCGGGCGCACGCCTGCCGATCGTGATGGCGAACGTCAACCGCGCCCTCGGGCCTGGATGGAACACCTGGGCGGAGCACACCGACGCCTTTTCCCAGCGCGACACGGGCTGGCTGCAGGTCTTCGTGGGCACCGTCCAGGAGGCCTACGACGCCACCCTGATGGCGTTCAAGATCGCCGAGGACGAGAGGGTTCTCCTCCCGGTGATGGTCAACCTGGACGGGTTCACGCTCAGCCACATCACGCAGTCGCTCGATACAATGGAGATCGGCGACTTCCTGCCGCCCTTCCACCTCCCGCACGCCATCGACACGGCAAACCCCCTCGGCTACGGGCCCATGACCGGGCCGGCCGACCACTTCCGGTTCCGGTGGGACATCGAGCGCTCGATGCGCGACTCCCGGGGCGTGATCGCGGAAGTCGAGCGTGAGTTTGCGGAGCGGTTCGGCCGTTCCTACGGCCCCACCGAGGACTACCGCTGCGAGGACGCCGACGTCGTCGTCGTCGCGATGGGAACCCTCGGCAAAGAGGCGGAGGTGGCGATCGACCGCCTCCGCGACGAAGGGATCAGGGCCGGTTCCATGCGCCTGCGCTGGTTCCGTCCCTTCCCGGACCTCGATCTCGCCGGGCGCGACGTCGTGGTGATCGACCGCGACTACTCATTCGGCTTCGGCGGCGTGGTGGCGCACTCGATCCGGTCGAAGACCGGCGTCGAGCCCTACAGCGTGATCGCCGGCCTCGGCGGCCAGGAGGTCACTTACAACGATATCGCGGACTTTGTCCGGAACCGCCATCCGGGCGAGGAGATGTGGTTCGGGGTGAGCGACCATGTATGA
- a CDS encoding 4Fe-4S binding protein — translation MRERLALSRPKEAASGKTGTWRTFRPVVDRETCNACGLCAQYCPDGVIDEDLNIDLDYCKGCGICANECPKQAIAMVREER, via the coding sequence ATGAGAGAGAGACTTGCGCTCAGCAGGCCGAAAGAGGCCGCGTCGGGGAAGACCGGGACGTGGCGGACGTTCCGGCCCGTTGTGGATAGGGAGACGTGCAACGCCTGCGGGCTCTGCGCCCAGTACTGCCCGGACGGGGTCATCGACGAAGACCTCAACATTGACCTCGACTACTGCAAGGGGTGCGGCATCTGCGCGAACGAGTGCCCGAAACAGGCGATCGCTATGGTTCGGGAGGAGCGCTGA
- a CDS encoding thioredoxin domain-containing protein, with protein sequence MQEKSPPNRLINEQSPYLLQHARNPVDWYPWGEEAFSRAREEGKPIFLSIGYSACHWCHVMEEESFADQQVAKLLNDVFVCIKVDREERPDIDQVYMAAAHALTGAGGWPLTILMTADKKPFFAASYIPKESRYGMTGLLDLIPRISKVWQTQRQGLENAGDQVLQALQSAARTPPEEGELAEAVLDEAYNMFFRVFDGENGGFGDAPRFPTPHNLIFLLRYGNRTGKEPAYTMVEKTLHAMRRGGIFDQVGYGFHRYSTDAEWFVPHFEKMLYDQALLVMAYTEAYLATGREEFARTARETIAYVLREMTDPDGGFYSAEDADSEGEEGKFYLWTKDEILGVLGEEDGERFSRIFNVTEPGNYREQPGGKRTGRNILRLRRPLASWAHEFETPEDDLAWSVEEGRQKLLAARKQRVRPGRDDKILTDWNALMIAALAKAARAFDEPDYLAAAERAAAFVLANLRREDGRLLHRYRGGEAGLAATLDDYAFMIWALIEVYEASFAPGYLKTAVDLSRDLIARYWDCNEGGFFFVPDDGDVPVRQKPVYDGAIPSGNSVAMYALFVLGRMTANLELEETAERIRRVFAGTVSESPTACSHFLTGLEFMLGPNFEVIISGVPDAEDTRAMIGAIRSHYAPDAVIIFRPSDEEEPEIVEVAGFTRDIVMIEEKATAYVCTNYACDIPTTDPDEMVRLVKSAGRPSEPIV encoded by the coding sequence ATGCAAGAGAAATCGCCACCAAACCGGCTGATCAACGAACAGAGCCCTTACCTCCTCCAGCACGCCCGTAACCCCGTCGACTGGTACCCCTGGGGGGAGGAGGCTTTTTCACGGGCACGGGAGGAGGGAAAGCCGATATTCCTCTCCATCGGCTACTCGGCCTGCCACTGGTGCCATGTCATGGAGGAAGAGTCGTTTGCCGACCAGCAGGTCGCGAAACTCTTAAACGACGTCTTTGTCTGTATCAAGGTGGATCGCGAAGAGCGGCCGGATATCGACCAGGTGTATATGGCGGCCGCCCACGCGCTGACCGGGGCCGGAGGATGGCCGCTCACCATCCTCATGACCGCCGATAAGAAACCCTTCTTTGCAGCGAGTTACATCCCGAAGGAGAGCCGCTACGGGATGACCGGTCTTTTAGACCTCATCCCCCGGATCAGCAAGGTCTGGCAGACCCAGCGGCAGGGACTCGAGAACGCCGGCGACCAGGTGCTCCAGGCGCTGCAGAGCGCGGCCAGAACTCCGCCGGAGGAGGGCGAACTCGCGGAGGCGGTCCTCGACGAGGCTTACAACATGTTCTTCCGGGTCTTCGACGGGGAGAACGGGGGGTTCGGGGATGCGCCCAGGTTCCCTACCCCGCACAACCTCATCTTCCTGCTCCGGTACGGGAACCGGACCGGGAAGGAGCCGGCATACACGATGGTCGAGAAGACGCTGCACGCCATGCGGCGGGGGGGGATCTTCGACCAGGTCGGCTATGGGTTCCACCGTTACTCGACGGACGCGGAGTGGTTCGTCCCGCACTTCGAGAAGATGCTCTACGACCAGGCGCTCCTCGTCATGGCATACACGGAGGCTTACCTTGCGACGGGGAGAGAGGAGTTCGCGAGAACCGCCCGGGAGACGATCGCCTACGTCCTGCGGGAGATGACCGACCCGGATGGCGGCTTCTACTCGGCGGAGGACGCCGACAGCGAGGGCGAGGAGGGGAAGTTCTACCTCTGGACGAAGGACGAGATCCTCGGCGTTCTCGGGGAAGAGGACGGCGAGCGGTTTTCGCGGATCTTCAACGTCACGGAGCCCGGGAACTACCGGGAGCAGCCCGGAGGGAAGAGGACGGGCAGGAACATCCTCCGCCTGCGCCGGCCCCTCGCATCGTGGGCGCACGAGTTCGAAACCCCGGAAGACGATCTGGCGTGGTCCGTGGAGGAGGGACGGCAGAAACTTCTTGCGGCCCGCAAGCAGCGTGTCCGTCCGGGCAGGGACGACAAGATCCTCACCGACTGGAACGCCCTCATGATCGCCGCCCTCGCGAAAGCGGCCCGGGCCTTCGACGAACCGGACTACCTGGCGGCGGCGGAGAGGGCGGCGGCGTTCGTCCTCGCCAATCTCCGCCGGGAAGACGGGCGGCTCCTTCACCGCTATCGGGGCGGCGAGGCCGGCCTCGCGGCGACCCTCGACGACTACGCGTTCATGATCTGGGCGCTCATCGAGGTCTACGAGGCGTCGTTTGCCCCCGGCTACCTCAAGACCGCCGTCGACCTCTCCCGGGACCTCATTGCCCGCTACTGGGACTGCAACGAAGGAGGGTTCTTCTTCGTGCCGGACGACGGGGACGTCCCCGTCCGCCAGAAACCGGTCTACGACGGGGCGATCCCTTCCGGCAACAGCGTGGCCATGTACGCCCTCTTCGTCCTCGGACGGATGACGGCGAACCTCGAACTCGAGGAGACGGCGGAGCGGATACGACGCGTCTTTGCAGGAACCGTCAGCGAGTCTCCTACCGCCTGCTCCCACTTCCTCACCGGCCTCGAGTTCATGCTGGGGCCGAACTTCGAGGTGATCATATCCGGTGTTCCGGACGCGGAGGATACGAGAGCGATGATCGGCGCCATCCGGTCGCACTACGCGCCCGATGCCGTCATCATCTTCCGTCCTTCCGACGAAGAAGAACCGGAAATCGTGGAGGTAGCCGGGTTTACCCGCGATATCGTGATGATCGAGGAGAAGGCGACGGCATACGTCTGCACCAACTACGCCTGCGACATCCCGACGACCGATCCCGACGAGATGGTGCGGCTCGTGAAATCGGCCGGACGGCCGTCGGAACCGATCGTCTGA
- a CDS encoding thiamine pyrophosphate-dependent enzyme gives MTNINARSVTNLSAIPKEEYLYKCTSACAGCSSSLCLRYVLKAAGPDSVLVVPACCTSVIQGIYPATAMNVPVYNVAFAAAAACASGMSEAFAAMGRETNVIVYAGDGGTVDIGIQALSGAFERGTNFLYICYDNEAYGNTGMQRSGSTPLGARTTTTPGGKPTTKKDLDRIVEAHNPPYMATACSAYPLDLYKKVEKALSIEGPKFIHILAPCPPGWRYPTEKTVEMGKLAVKTGTWILYEREFGKLSISGPSKAAMKRPAPLEDYIGGQGRFKNLSPETLDLMRQQVQQSIQRLSREEAGVC, from the coding sequence ATGACAAATATAAACGCGAGGAGTGTAACCAATTTGTCAGCGATTCCAAAGGAGGAGTATCTCTATAAGTGCACGTCCGCCTGCGCGGGGTGCAGCTCTTCCCTGTGTCTGCGTTACGTGCTCAAAGCCGCCGGACCCGACTCCGTCCTGGTCGTACCCGCCTGCTGCACCAGCGTTATCCAGGGGATTTACCCCGCCACGGCGATGAACGTGCCCGTCTACAACGTGGCGTTTGCAGCAGCCGCAGCCTGCGCCTCCGGTATGAGCGAGGCGTTTGCGGCAATGGGGAGAGAGACCAACGTCATCGTCTACGCGGGCGACGGCGGCACGGTCGATATCGGGATTCAGGCCCTCTCCGGCGCTTTCGAGCGCGGCACCAATTTCCTGTACATCTGCTACGACAACGAGGCATACGGCAACACCGGCATGCAGCGGTCGGGTTCGACACCGCTCGGGGCGCGCACCACCACGACTCCCGGCGGCAAGCCCACGACCAAGAAAGACCTCGACAGGATCGTCGAGGCGCACAACCCGCCCTACATGGCGACCGCCTGCAGCGCCTACCCCCTCGATCTCTACAAGAAGGTCGAGAAGGCGCTCTCGATCGAGGGGCCCAAGTTCATCCACATCCTCGCACCGTGCCCGCCGGGGTGGCGCTACCCCACGGAGAAGACGGTCGAGATGGGGAAACTCGCCGTGAAGACCGGGACATGGATCCTCTACGAGCGCGAGTTCGGGAAACTCTCGATCAGCGGCCCGTCGAAGGCGGCGATGAAGCGGCCGGCGCCTCTCGAGGACTACATCGGGGGCCAGGGCCGGTTCAAGAACCTGAGCCCCGAGACCCTCGATCTGATGCGCCAGCAGGTGCAGCAGAGCATCCAGCGGCTCTCCCGCGAGGAGGCAGGCGTATGCTGA
- a CDS encoding MBL fold metallo-hydrolase translates to MLFEKIKSDILAHNSYIVGAGGEAAVIDPRRDCLIYAAVAEREGMKITKIFETHKNEDYVIGSRELARPTGAEILHGAREEFGFGTGVHEGETFTVGSLELEILETPGHTIESISLLLRDRSVSGDPLMVFTGDALFAGDVGRTDLAGEDKRREMSEMLYASLHQKILPLPDSTIVCPAHGAGSVCGGNIGDREYTTIGFEKATNGLLSLSKEEFVERKMSERLYEPQYIAMMRKLNREGPPLIYNLPHLKAYSPRDIRSLMDRGVQVVDIRSPTSFAGGHIPGTISIWREGLPLYMGYYLNYEDPIVLVDDFNLDLDHAVRHFVRLGYDNIAGYLAGGFAAWFKQGEIVERSGTWSPPDLAENLDDPSVWVLDVRNVNHRERDGHIQGSHHIYVGHLEEHLEEIPEDKRIVVHCDAGYKGSLAASILEKHGFRNVINLLGGTIGWRAANYPLVKEEERTVSASPPL, encoded by the coding sequence ATGTTGTTTGAGAAGATTAAGTCCGATATCCTTGCTCACAACTCATACATCGTCGGGGCGGGCGGGGAGGCGGCGGTCATCGATCCAAGGCGCGACTGCCTGATCTACGCGGCCGTCGCCGAACGCGAGGGCATGAAGATCACGAAGATCTTCGAGACGCACAAAAACGAGGATTACGTCATCGGCTCCCGTGAGCTCGCCCGCCCGACCGGGGCGGAGATCCTGCACGGAGCCCGGGAGGAGTTCGGGTTCGGCACCGGCGTCCACGAAGGGGAGACGTTTACGGTCGGCTCGCTCGAGCTTGAGATCCTGGAGACGCCCGGCCATACCATTGAGAGTATATCGCTCCTGCTCCGCGACCGATCGGTCTCCGGCGATCCTCTGATGGTCTTTACCGGCGATGCGCTCTTTGCCGGGGATGTGGGGAGGACCGATCTCGCCGGCGAGGATAAGCGGCGGGAAATGTCGGAGATGCTGTATGCGAGCCTGCACCAGAAGATCCTCCCGCTCCCCGACAGCACGATCGTCTGCCCCGCCCACGGCGCGGGATCCGTCTGCGGCGGGAACATCGGCGACCGGGAGTACACGACCATCGGTTTTGAGAAGGCGACGAACGGGCTGCTCTCCCTCTCGAAGGAGGAGTTCGTCGAGCGCAAGATGAGCGAGCGGCTCTACGAGCCGCAGTATATTGCGATGATGCGCAAGCTCAACCGGGAAGGGCCGCCCCTGATCTACAACCTGCCGCACCTGAAAGCGTATTCGCCCCGGGATATCCGCTCACTCATGGACCGGGGGGTACAGGTCGTCGATATCCGATCCCCCACGAGTTTCGCCGGCGGGCATATCCCGGGGACCATCAGCATCTGGCGGGAGGGCCTTCCCCTCTACATGGGCTACTACTTAAATTACGAGGACCCGATCGTCCTCGTGGACGACTTCAACCTGGACCTGGATCACGCGGTGCGCCACTTTGTCCGGCTCGGCTACGACAACATCGCGGGATACCTCGCGGGGGGGTTTGCGGCCTGGTTCAAGCAGGGCGAGATCGTCGAGCGCTCCGGCACCTGGTCTCCTCCCGACCTCGCTGAGAACCTGGACGACCCGTCGGTCTGGGTGCTCGACGTCAGGAACGTCAACCACCGGGAGAGGGATGGCCACATCCAGGGGTCGCATCATATCTACGTCGGGCATCTCGAGGAGCATCTCGAGGAGATCCCGGAGGATAAGCGGATCGTCGTCCACTGCGACGCCGGGTACAAGGGGAGCCTTGCGGCGAGCATCCTCGAGAAGCACGGGTTTAGAAACGTCATAAACCTGCTCGGCGGGACCATCGGCTGGAGGGCGGCGAATTATCCGCTGGTCAAAGAAGAGGAGAGAACTGTTTCCGCCTCTCCGCCGCTGTAG